The proteins below are encoded in one region of Streptomyces sp. NBC_00490:
- a CDS encoding ABC transporter permease, which produces MTAVQVVRSEWTKIRSVASTVWTLSLAVVVTLALGMLIAALSKNEFDNMSRNDQLSFDPTYISFAGMGLGQLAMIVFGVLVVSNEYSTGMIRTSLAAVPQRGTFLFSKIAVAAGLCLVVGLVTSFVTFFLGQAMLGSRRAEIGDPGVLRAVIGGGLYMTLIAVFSMGVATMLRSPMLSLGILMPFFFLISNILGNVSATKKIGRYLPDQAGSKIMQVVTPIDDDTPYGPWGGLGIMVLWVVAAVAGGYVLLKKRDA; this is translated from the coding sequence ATGACGGCGGTCCAGGTCGTACGGTCCGAGTGGACCAAGATCCGGTCGGTGGCCTCCACCGTGTGGACGCTCTCCCTCGCCGTGGTCGTCACCCTCGCCCTCGGCATGCTGATCGCGGCCCTGTCGAAGAACGAGTTCGACAACATGAGCCGCAACGACCAGCTCTCCTTCGACCCCACCTACATCAGCTTCGCCGGGATGGGCCTCGGCCAGCTCGCGATGATCGTGTTCGGGGTGCTCGTGGTGTCGAACGAGTACAGCACCGGCATGATCCGCACCTCGCTGGCCGCCGTACCGCAGCGCGGCACCTTCCTGTTCAGCAAGATCGCGGTGGCGGCCGGCCTCTGCCTCGTCGTCGGCCTCGTCACCAGCTTCGTCACCTTCTTCCTCGGCCAGGCAATGCTCGGCTCGCGCCGGGCCGAGATCGGCGATCCGGGAGTGCTGCGCGCGGTCATCGGCGGCGGGCTCTACATGACCCTCATCGCGGTGTTCTCGATGGGCGTGGCCACGATGCTGCGCTCGCCGATGCTGTCGCTGGGCATCCTGATGCCGTTCTTCTTCCTGATCTCCAACATCCTCGGCAACGTCTCGGCGACCAAGAAGATCGGCCGGTACCTGCCCGACCAGGCCGGCAGCAAGATCATGCAGGTGGTCACCCCGATCGACGACGACACTCCGTACGGTCCCTGGGGCGGGCTCGGGATCATGGTGCTGTGGGTGGTCGCGGCGGTCGCGGGAGGGTACGTCCTGCTGAAGAAGAGGGACGCCTGA